One Diabrotica virgifera virgifera chromosome 3, PGI_DIABVI_V3a genomic window carries:
- the LOC126881132 gene encoding uncharacterized protein LOC126881132, producing MQEALTADRDCSRRGCLGQSEVQYDSSGPIILIQLTDIRTLTHLDNIPIKFPDVLGTSDYYLLVGVIRYINNDLTSTNGLGKLSMGHYTTICRRNNLWTEFNDLNAGTQRTLTKDVDKKVNIEFLIYIKVEKTYK from the exons ATGCAAGAAGCATTAACAGCTGACAGAGATTGTAGCAGAAGAGGATGCTTAGGACAATCAGAAGTGCAATATGATTCAAGTG GTCCAATTATCTTAATTCAATTAACGGACATCAGGACATTAACTCATCTGGATAACATCCCGATAAAATTTCCCGATGTACTTGGGACCTCTGATTATTATTTACTGGTAGGAGTAATCCGTTACATTAACAATGACCTTACGTCGACTAATGGATTAGGAAAACTGTCCATGGGACACTACACAACAATCTGTCGCAGAAATAATCTGTGGACCGAGTTTAATGATCTCAATGCAGGAACACAAAGAACTCTAACCAAAGATGTGGACAAAAAAGTCAACATAGAATTTCTAATATACATTAAAGTTGAAAAAACGtataaataa